The following are from one region of the Rhodopirellula sp. P2 genome:
- a CDS encoding S1 family peptidase, with amino-acid sequence MFRCRLTRMLRIAFHRWMSLLCPALVLVISLQSTNAMAGGETYQKALPSTVWIITANGEDQTSTGTGVFIDADKKLVLTNAHVVGDSRTAVVFFPDKKNGETMVKRKQYLDSVLKLAQPGRIVAVDRKRDLALIELAEVPERAEAITLAESSVATGESVDLIGNPGGSDVLWVYTSGTVRSVYQKKFKSDHGEHDFRVVETQTPIKPGDSGGPVVNQAGELIAIAQSFSPSQNLVSYCVDVQEIKAFVKSPWKSAPLGSRVVLKNAEVEFELHSTGHYEVKQKLSSGSTQSVFVAKDTEYFQRADVRKVWSLVSVSGEQPSAELMMRLMRQNSATKIGGWVVEKNGAGEFLILYVAKLDATAPDEAVAASINYVARIAGAMSKQLESKTQEETKTETSTQTLASWLAK; translated from the coding sequence ATGTTCCGCTGCCGCCTGACTCGAATGCTTCGAATTGCTTTTCATCGTTGGATGTCGTTGCTCTGCCCTGCCCTCGTGCTGGTCATCTCGCTGCAATCCACGAACGCCATGGCGGGCGGCGAAACCTACCAAAAAGCCCTTCCTTCGACCGTTTGGATCATCACCGCCAACGGGGAAGACCAGACCTCGACCGGAACGGGAGTCTTCATCGACGCCGACAAAAAATTGGTCCTGACGAACGCTCACGTGGTCGGTGACAGCCGCACCGCAGTGGTTTTCTTCCCAGACAAGAAGAACGGCGAAACCATGGTCAAACGCAAGCAATACCTGGATTCGGTGCTGAAATTGGCTCAGCCTGGCCGGATCGTCGCCGTCGATCGCAAGCGTGACTTGGCCCTGATCGAGTTGGCCGAGGTGCCCGAGCGTGCCGAAGCGATCACGTTGGCTGAATCGAGCGTCGCCACCGGCGAATCGGTGGATTTGATTGGCAACCCAGGTGGTTCCGACGTCCTGTGGGTCTACACCAGCGGCACGGTCCGGTCGGTTTATCAGAAGAAATTCAAATCGGACCACGGCGAGCACGATTTTCGTGTCGTCGAAACACAGACCCCAATCAAGCCCGGCGACAGCGGCGGGCCAGTCGTCAACCAAGCCGGCGAATTGATCGCGATCGCCCAGTCATTCTCGCCGTCGCAGAATTTGGTCAGCTACTGCGTGGACGTTCAGGAGATCAAGGCGTTCGTCAAAAGCCCTTGGAAATCAGCTCCTTTGGGCAGCCGAGTCGTTCTGAAGAACGCCGAGGTCGAATTCGAGTTGCACTCCACCGGCCACTACGAGGTCAAGCAGAAGCTCTCATCGGGTTCCACGCAGTCCGTCTTCGTTGCCAAGGACACCGAATACTTTCAGCGTGCCGACGTGCGAAAAGTCTGGTCGTTGGTTTCGGTCAGCGGTGAACAGCCCTCAGCCGAGTTGATGATGCGACTGATGCGTCAAAACTCGGCCACGAAAATTGGCGGCTGGGTCGTGGAAAAGAACGGGGCAGGCGAGTTTCTGATCCTCTATGTCGCGAAATTGGATGCGACTGCTCCTGACGAAGCCGTGGCGGCTTCGATCAACTATGTCGCCCGGATTGCCGGAGCGATGAGCAAACAACTGGAATCCAAGACGCAAGAAGAAACCAAGACCGAGACCTCGACCCAGACGCTCGCATCGTGGTTGGCCAAGTGA
- the rplK gene encoding 50S ribosomal protein L11 encodes MAKQVTGQAKFQVPGGQATPAPPVGTSLGKYGVNLGQFVQQFNDRTKEYNGTPIPVIVTVYNDRSFDFITKSPPAASMLMQSAGIAKGSGVPNKDKVATVTRAQCEEIAQKKMEDLNARDIDQATRMIEGTARSMGIIVDG; translated from the coding sequence ATGGCAAAACAAGTCACCGGCCAAGCCAAGTTTCAAGTCCCCGGCGGTCAAGCCACTCCTGCACCTCCTGTCGGTACTTCGCTGGGTAAGTACGGCGTGAACCTGGGACAGTTTGTTCAACAGTTCAACGATCGCACCAAGGAATACAACGGCACGCCGATTCCCGTGATCGTGACGGTCTACAATGACCGCAGCTTTGACTTCATCACCAAGAGCCCACCAGCAGCGTCGATGTTGATGCAATCGGCTGGAATCGCCAAAGGCAGCGGCGTCCCCAACAAGGACAAAGTCGCGACGGTCACCCGTGCTCAATGCGAAGAGATCGCTCAAAAGAAGATGGAAGATCTGAACGCTCGTGACATCGATCAAGCGACCCGCATGATCGAAGGAACCGCTCGCAGCATGGGCATCATCGTCGACGGTTGA
- a CDS encoding RsmD family RNA methyltransferase, with protein sequence MKSKRPNNRRGKPKQRNLKGGTDDGKPTKLRIIGGDMRGRPVTYHGEEFTRPMRDSVRENLFNILGRACRGTIAFDLFAGTGVLGLESISRGSTRAVLVEPMRKAIAQIRDTTERLGIEDKVRLVMGDAFALADQLLQPSGPEDDTAWIVFLSPPYRMWTDPEFYPKLKSIIIRVQQYAPPGSVLVVETDNTFDLEQLPPGDWDIRTYGITHLAFLEPGNVCGLVTPFPVPE encoded by the coding sequence ATGAAATCGAAACGCCCCAACAATCGACGCGGCAAGCCCAAGCAACGAAACCTCAAAGGTGGGACCGATGACGGCAAGCCCACCAAGCTGAGAATCATCGGCGGTGACATGCGTGGCCGTCCGGTGACGTATCACGGCGAGGAGTTCACTCGCCCGATGCGTGACAGCGTCCGCGAGAATCTGTTCAACATCTTGGGCCGAGCCTGTCGCGGCACGATCGCGTTCGACTTGTTCGCCGGCACCGGTGTGCTGGGCCTGGAATCGATCAGCCGTGGCTCCACCCGAGCCGTCCTGGTCGAACCGATGCGAAAGGCAATCGCCCAAATTCGCGACACGACCGAGCGGCTGGGGATCGAAGACAAAGTCCGCTTGGTGATGGGCGACGCCTTCGCTCTGGCGGATCAATTGCTGCAGCCATCCGGGCCGGAAGACGACACCGCTTGGATCGTCTTCCTCAGCCCTCCGTATCGCATGTGGACCGACCCTGAGTTCTACCCCAAGCTGAAGTCGATCATCATCCGAGTCCAGCAATATGCCCCTCCAGGCAGCGTCCTGGTCGTCGAGACCGACAACACGTTTGACCTGGAACAACTGCCACCGGGCGACTGGGACATTCGCACTTATGGCATCACACACCTGGCGTTTCTGGAACCCGGCAACGTCTGCGGTTTGGTCACTCCTTTTCCAGTTCCTGAATGA
- a CDS encoding serine/threonine-protein kinase gives MTSRLSSKGRASATAEDSTLDLDEILLECLERLAEHDDGGTPQRVWELLPKRVQSDAKAGDRSGRFVLVEMVKMSMAIAVQNECPRWLDDYFEAFPEWFTAESAPFDLVMEEIQLRRECGQAPERAHYQDRFPHLEPVLQPLFDSSAEQHASIAKTPRRGPPTEFKAGAVVDDFEIIQKLGEGAFAHVYLARQNTMSRLVALKVANDTGDEPQALAQFDHPNIVRVFDQRQVAVRDDEANGNLSELYLLYMQFHPGGTLAEVVRLARSVPLANRDGDIYLQSVDQALLESAQVVPDRSTTRAWLSGCEWSKAVAWVGMQLADSLQTAHEAGVLHRDVKPANVLLTAEGLPQLADFNVSMAGTAGRAGAASSLGGSVGYMAPEHLDAMSITRKGRPEDVAEAADLYSLAVLLWELWQGKRPFDCAPGTPSWTELLEEQHAARQREFLIPDRLDTPSERVLESVLRSALSVDPADRPENGTAMGGSLRLAMHPEAARLFDPKPGSWMHALGKISPWWLSVVSILLPNIAAGFINYFYNHSEIMPEEMRPSLDEFALWVNSVAFPLGVGLIVIYTRASARALKASRGGDSVGEQELNSMLRLGYRAASIGGTCWLIAGMVYPLLLKARFDEFTDGQAFHFFASLMICGGVAMVYPLFALNVVATCVHYPRMIRPTMRDPNFERHAQQMIGDSESFLLIAAVIPLMGAALIVFGEGQAKEYLLIAIIAGMIGLLGAFASYRIIVRTWAVLAEVLSNETTATPR, from the coding sequence ATGACGTCTCGACTGTCATCCAAAGGCCGTGCTTCCGCCACCGCGGAGGATTCCACGCTGGATTTGGATGAGATCCTGCTGGAGTGCCTGGAACGCTTGGCGGAACACGATGACGGTGGGACTCCCCAGCGAGTTTGGGAGTTGCTCCCAAAACGCGTTCAGAGCGATGCCAAGGCGGGTGATCGCTCGGGCCGTTTTGTCTTGGTCGAAATGGTGAAGATGAGCATGGCGATCGCGGTTCAGAACGAATGCCCGCGATGGCTGGATGACTACTTCGAGGCATTTCCGGAATGGTTCACAGCGGAGTCGGCGCCATTTGACTTGGTGATGGAAGAGATCCAGCTCCGCCGCGAATGTGGGCAGGCCCCGGAACGCGCGCATTATCAAGATCGATTCCCGCATCTCGAACCGGTTCTGCAACCGCTGTTTGATTCGTCGGCCGAGCAGCACGCGTCGATTGCAAAAACGCCTCGCCGTGGGCCGCCGACGGAATTCAAGGCGGGAGCGGTGGTGGATGATTTTGAGATCATTCAGAAACTGGGAGAGGGTGCATTCGCTCATGTGTACCTGGCACGCCAGAATACGATGTCGCGATTGGTCGCTTTGAAAGTTGCCAACGACACCGGGGACGAGCCTCAAGCACTCGCGCAGTTTGATCATCCCAACATCGTGCGAGTCTTTGATCAGCGGCAGGTGGCGGTCCGTGATGACGAAGCGAATGGCAACTTGTCCGAGTTGTATTTGCTCTACATGCAGTTCCATCCCGGTGGCACGTTGGCGGAGGTCGTTCGTTTGGCTCGCTCGGTTCCGCTGGCCAACCGCGATGGAGACATTTATCTGCAGTCGGTGGACCAGGCACTGCTCGAGTCGGCACAGGTGGTTCCGGATCGTTCGACCACGCGGGCGTGGTTGTCCGGATGCGAATGGTCCAAGGCGGTTGCCTGGGTGGGGATGCAGTTGGCCGATTCCTTGCAGACCGCGCACGAAGCGGGGGTGCTGCATCGCGACGTGAAACCAGCCAACGTTTTATTGACCGCGGAAGGTTTGCCGCAACTCGCGGATTTCAATGTGTCGATGGCTGGGACAGCTGGTCGTGCCGGTGCCGCATCCTCGCTGGGTGGTTCGGTTGGTTACATGGCTCCCGAGCATCTTGATGCGATGAGCATCACGCGAAAGGGGCGTCCGGAAGATGTCGCTGAGGCGGCGGATTTGTATTCGTTGGCGGTGTTGTTGTGGGAATTGTGGCAAGGCAAACGACCGTTTGATTGTGCTCCAGGGACTCCGTCTTGGACGGAGTTGTTGGAAGAGCAACACGCGGCCCGGCAGCGGGAGTTTTTGATTCCCGATCGATTGGACACACCGTCGGAACGCGTCTTGGAAAGCGTGTTGCGATCCGCGTTGTCGGTGGATCCCGCGGATCGCCCGGAAAACGGCACGGCGATGGGCGGTAGCCTGCGGTTGGCGATGCATCCGGAAGCGGCACGTTTGTTTGATCCCAAGCCGGGATCGTGGATGCACGCGTTGGGAAAGATTTCTCCGTGGTGGCTTTCCGTGGTTTCGATTTTGCTGCCCAACATCGCGGCGGGATTCATCAACTACTTTTACAACCACAGCGAGATCATGCCGGAGGAAATGCGGCCAAGTCTGGATGAGTTTGCCCTCTGGGTGAATTCGGTTGCCTTCCCATTGGGCGTGGGATTGATCGTCATTTACACACGTGCGTCCGCGAGAGCATTGAAGGCGTCGCGGGGAGGCGATTCGGTGGGCGAGCAGGAGCTGAACTCAATGCTGCGTCTGGGATATCGAGCCGCCTCGATCGGAGGCACCTGTTGGTTGATTGCTGGCATGGTGTACCCGCTGTTGTTGAAAGCCCGGTTTGACGAATTCACGGACGGGCAAGCCTTTCATTTCTTTGCGTCGTTGATGATTTGTGGCGGGGTGGCGATGGTGTACCCGCTGTTTGCACTGAACGTCGTCGCCACCTGTGTGCACTACCCGAGGATGATTCGACCGACGATGCGGGATCCCAACTTCGAACGTCATGCTCAGCAGATGATCGGTGATAGCGAATCCTTTTTGTTGATCGCGGCGGTCATCCCGTTGATGGGAGCGGCCTTGATCGTGTTTGGGGAAGGTCAAGCGAAGGAGTATCTGTTGATCGCCATCATCGCGGGCATGATCGGGCTGCTCGGTGCGTTTGCCAGCTACCGCATCATCGTTCGAACCTGGGCCGTGCTGGCAGAGGTGCTCTCCAACGAAACAACGGCCACGCCGCGTTGA
- the msrB gene encoding peptide-methionine (R)-S-oxide reductase MsrB — protein MHSFSWHFKPLRSLVVGLIGAGGLLLGGLALHADESDSRGRSSSPLKVTQDGSVEPEEASEEDYVPATKAELQRRLNRIQYDVTQNAATEPAFRNAYWNNKKQGEYHCIVCDKPLFDSKTKFKSGTGWPSFYLPIAKDAVGYQTDYKMLYPRTEVHCKRCQAHLGHLFDDGPAPSGKRFCMNSAAMKFVEAKR, from the coding sequence ATGCATTCATTTTCATGGCATTTCAAACCTCTGCGAAGCCTGGTGGTCGGTCTGATCGGCGCCGGTGGCTTGCTGCTGGGGGGATTGGCTCTGCACGCCGACGAATCCGATTCCCGGGGGCGATCGTCTTCGCCACTGAAGGTCACCCAGGATGGCTCGGTTGAGCCGGAGGAGGCCTCGGAGGAAGACTACGTTCCGGCCACGAAAGCCGAGTTGCAGCGACGCCTGAATCGGATTCAGTACGACGTGACCCAGAATGCAGCGACAGAGCCCGCGTTCCGAAATGCCTATTGGAACAACAAGAAGCAGGGCGAGTATCACTGCATCGTCTGTGACAAGCCGCTGTTTGATAGCAAGACCAAGTTCAAATCAGGAACGGGGTGGCCGAGCTTCTACTTGCCGATTGCGAAAGACGCGGTCGGTTACCAGACGGACTACAAGATGCTGTACCCGCGAACCGAGGTGCACTGCAAACGTTGTCAGGCCCACTTGGGGCATTTGTTTGATGATGGTCCTGCACCGTCCGGCAAACGCTTCTGCATGAACAGTGCCGCGATGAAATTCGTCGAAGCGAAACGGTAG
- a CDS encoding RNA polymerase sigma factor, with amino-acid sequence MNDESSPDPSSSQTDDPLVQRIRQRDVDALGEYIAQHRESLFRFVKSITGEHLLALVEVDDLIQEIATAAISGLPTAPLDQYSVMQWLQQLARRRVVDAHRFHFDAKRRDAGRQQSIHGGGASSGDDGAMGMEQMLAASMTSPSAVVSQNIRLNAMSQAIGQLSEEQQTVIRLRYVDGMPTKQIAEQLGKTDVSIRVLLSRSMRQLEKQLEANRPTR; translated from the coding sequence ATGAACGACGAAAGCTCTCCCGACCCATCGAGCTCCCAGACGGACGATCCGCTGGTCCAGCGAATCCGCCAGCGAGACGTGGACGCGTTGGGCGAATACATCGCTCAGCACCGCGAGTCGTTGTTCCGGTTTGTCAAATCCATCACCGGCGAACACCTGCTGGCACTGGTCGAAGTCGATGACCTGATCCAAGAAATTGCCACCGCCGCCATTTCAGGATTGCCAACAGCGCCGCTGGACCAATACTCGGTGATGCAGTGGCTGCAACAACTCGCTCGCAGACGAGTGGTCGACGCCCACCGATTCCACTTCGACGCGAAACGCCGCGACGCGGGCCGGCAACAATCCATTCACGGCGGCGGTGCGTCGAGTGGTGACGACGGAGCCATGGGCATGGAACAAATGCTCGCCGCCAGCATGACCTCCCCGAGTGCCGTGGTCAGCCAGAACATTCGCCTCAACGCGATGTCCCAAGCCATCGGTCAACTGAGCGAAGAGCAGCAAACCGTGATCCGCCTTCGCTACGTCGATGGCATGCCCACCAAACAGATCGCAGAACAACTCGGCAAAACCGATGTCTCCATCCGAGTCCTGCTGTCACGCAGCATGCGACAACTTGAAAAGCAACTCGAAGCCAACCGCCCAACACGCTAG
- a CDS encoding alpha/beta hydrolase, which translates to MQRIVDSRIALVAIFFVGGGLVAAQDSITTKPATQTHKDVPYRTGDGLTDYQQERCRLDLIHPTDEKGFATVVWFHGGGLTGGEKSFPSGLLQPGLAVAAVNYRLYPKVKSPAYVEDAAAAVAWVFQNIEQYGGDPNRIYVSGHSAGGYLTSMVGLDQRWLAKHDIDANQIAGLIPYSGHTITHFTVRKEHGIDGRQPVIDDMAPLFHVRKDAPPLLLITGDRELEMLGRYEENAYLWRMMQVVGHKQTKLMELDGYNHGQMAEPSHPLLLRFIQELEKE; encoded by the coding sequence GTGCAAAGAATTGTTGACTCGCGAATCGCACTGGTTGCGATTTTTTTCGTTGGGGGCGGCCTGGTTGCAGCCCAAGATTCAATCACGACCAAGCCCGCCACTCAAACGCACAAGGACGTGCCCTATCGGACTGGGGATGGATTGACGGACTACCAGCAGGAACGCTGCCGTCTCGACCTGATTCATCCAACCGATGAGAAAGGTTTTGCAACGGTGGTCTGGTTTCATGGTGGCGGGCTGACCGGTGGGGAAAAATCCTTTCCCAGTGGTTTGCTGCAGCCCGGGTTGGCGGTTGCGGCGGTGAACTATCGCTTGTATCCCAAGGTCAAGTCACCGGCTTACGTGGAAGACGCCGCAGCCGCCGTGGCGTGGGTGTTCCAAAACATTGAGCAATACGGTGGTGATCCCAATCGCATCTACGTCAGCGGGCATTCCGCCGGCGGTTATTTGACCAGCATGGTCGGACTGGATCAGCGTTGGCTCGCCAAGCATGACATCGATGCCAATCAAATCGCGGGTTTGATCCCCTACAGTGGTCACACGATCACACACTTCACTGTTCGCAAGGAGCATGGCATCGATGGTCGGCAGCCGGTCATTGATGACATGGCGCCGCTGTTCCATGTTCGCAAGGACGCTCCGCCGTTGTTATTGATCACGGGCGATCGCGAGCTGGAAATGCTGGGACGCTATGAAGAGAACGCTTACCTTTGGCGGATGATGCAAGTCGTCGGTCACAAGCAGACCAAGCTGATGGAGCTCGACGGGTACAATCACGGTCAGATGGCCGAGCCCTCGCACCCGTTGTTGCTGCGGTTCATTCAGGAACTGGAAAAGGAGTGA
- a CDS encoding ABC transporter ATP-binding protein has protein sequence MSLSPGEYCVILGPSGCGKSTLLHGIAGLIETAEGSIAIHGQDVTRMAARKRDVGLLFQHDTMYPHLTVEQTLQIAVQANPKRRLSAAETVQRIHSITKTMNLDPAWLPRRPETLSGGQRRRVAIAKTLIREPSVCLLDEPMAAIDRLASERLMERLADVSNQADSTTFVHVTHDGEEAMRLADKIVVMSGGRILQVGSPTEIYRSPHSAEVALALGSPSCNVLAMAEVLPNCPALGKALELPEGQSSDDHAIAVRPEAIQLVEPDLNQNQACTVTELGQWRFPVTLLERRDLGGRFLLRLQRTDSESSPPLSAIVFQNSISAEAGTRWICQVPLSDLRVIANSAQPSNSPAI, from the coding sequence TTGTCGCTTTCTCCCGGCGAATACTGCGTCATCCTGGGGCCCAGCGGGTGTGGCAAGAGCACGCTGCTGCACGGCATCGCCGGTCTCATCGAGACAGCCGAAGGGTCGATTGCGATCCATGGCCAAGACGTGACTCGCATGGCTGCTCGCAAACGAGACGTCGGCCTGCTGTTCCAGCATGACACGATGTACCCGCATTTGACCGTCGAACAAACGCTCCAGATCGCGGTCCAGGCCAATCCCAAACGCCGTCTGTCTGCGGCCGAAACGGTCCAACGAATCCATTCCATCACGAAGACGATGAACCTGGACCCCGCCTGGCTGCCTCGACGCCCGGAGACACTCAGCGGCGGACAACGGCGGCGGGTGGCGATCGCCAAAACATTGATTCGCGAGCCCTCCGTCTGCTTGCTGGATGAACCGATGGCTGCGATCGATCGACTCGCGTCCGAGAGGTTGATGGAACGCTTGGCCGACGTTTCCAATCAAGCCGATTCGACCACATTTGTTCACGTCACCCACGACGGCGAAGAGGCGATGCGATTGGCCGACAAGATCGTCGTGATGTCAGGCGGACGCATCCTGCAGGTTGGATCTCCCACGGAGATCTACCGATCGCCCCATTCGGCGGAAGTCGCCCTCGCACTGGGATCGCCGTCATGCAATGTGCTGGCGATGGCGGAAGTCCTTCCAAATTGCCCCGCACTTGGCAAAGCACTCGAGCTGCCTGAGGGGCAATCGAGCGATGACCACGCGATCGCGGTTCGTCCGGAGGCGATTCAACTGGTGGAACCTGACCTCAACCAGAACCAGGCCTGCACCGTGACCGAACTGGGCCAGTGGCGATTCCCTGTGACCCTCTTGGAACGACGCGATCTGGGCGGTCGCTTTCTCCTTCGACTGCAACGCACCGATTCCGAAAGCTCGCCACCGCTCTCCGCAATCGTCTTTCAAAACTCGATTTCGGCGGAGGCAGGGACTCGGTGGATTTGCCAAGTCCCCCTCTCGGATCTTCGAGTCATCGCGAATTCGGCCCAGCCCTCCAATTCACCCGCAATTTGA
- a CDS encoding multiheme c-type cytochrome yields the protein MVLKFSCRVVGLSIAALAFASATFILNTESNLGSFHSQTPAVSLTQFGNPKAADAPGQEAEFVGRDACRECHEANYKMHAKHGHASTFHQVSQTDLPKTFADTKFDGGENHGIYEYFADDQQQLFVRLPSEFGQEAFPLEYALGSGQHAQTMLTLTTAADGQTEGIEHRVSCYHNQRVGITPGHSKKTPTNALELFGDRPRGEPLQRCIHCHTTRGEVVDASIEGLIANVNCEKCHGPGSEHVRAARQMPTPPKYSVGREDWDSESEIQLCGDCHRLPKNLSEVEIREYPDLLARFQPVGMLRSRCYLESNGRMRCTTCHNPHQTIQEVSEDQHVGVCIQCHDDQNSQHVVCSVSVDSGCIECHMPAIEMDEGLRFHDHWIRVREN from the coding sequence TTGGTCCTCAAATTCAGCTGCCGAGTGGTTGGACTGAGCATTGCCGCACTGGCTTTTGCATCCGCGACTTTCATTCTGAACACGGAGTCAAATCTTGGTTCGTTCCATTCCCAGACGCCGGCCGTTTCACTGACTCAATTTGGCAACCCCAAGGCAGCTGATGCACCCGGCCAAGAGGCAGAATTTGTGGGGCGTGATGCCTGTCGCGAATGTCACGAAGCAAACTACAAAATGCATGCCAAGCATGGTCATGCATCGACCTTTCACCAGGTTTCTCAAACAGACTTGCCGAAAACATTTGCTGACACCAAGTTTGACGGCGGGGAGAATCATGGGATCTACGAGTACTTCGCGGATGACCAGCAACAATTGTTCGTGCGTCTTCCATCCGAATTTGGGCAAGAAGCGTTTCCACTTGAGTACGCTCTCGGATCCGGTCAGCATGCCCAAACGATGCTGACACTCACAACTGCAGCCGATGGGCAGACCGAAGGAATTGAGCATCGCGTCAGCTGCTACCACAACCAAAGGGTCGGCATCACTCCCGGTCATTCGAAGAAAACGCCAACCAACGCTCTTGAACTATTTGGAGACAGGCCACGTGGTGAACCGCTCCAACGATGCATTCATTGCCACACCACCCGTGGCGAGGTTGTTGACGCAAGCATCGAAGGCCTGATTGCAAACGTGAATTGTGAAAAGTGCCACGGTCCTGGTAGCGAACATGTTCGCGCTGCTCGCCAAATGCCGACGCCGCCGAAGTACTCCGTCGGCAGAGAGGATTGGGATAGCGAATCGGAAATCCAGCTTTGTGGGGATTGTCATCGATTGCCGAAAAATCTTTCCGAAGTCGAAATCCGAGAGTACCCAGATCTCTTGGCTCGTTTCCAACCCGTTGGGATGCTAAGAAGCCGGTGCTACTTGGAATCCAATGGGCGGATGCGATGCACAACGTGTCACAACCCGCATCAAACGATCCAAGAGGTGTCAGAAGACCAACATGTTGGCGTCTGCATCCAATGCCATGACGACCAGAACTCCCAGCATGTCGTGTGCAGTGTTTCTGTTGACAGTGGCTGCATTGAATGCCATATGCCGGCTATCGAGATGGATGAAGGCCTTCGCTTTCACGATCACTGGATTCGCGTTCGCGAGAATTGA
- a CDS encoding tetratricopeptide repeat protein: MLALQDEAAIALEADDHDKAYRLARQVMRRAPDDPRSIFLMARVLGRRQRFPEAIQMLDRLALTTPDARLPVWGQTAQWMVQFGKWEEAERRFRMLLKKAPEATLVHRKLAELLIRQGRTSEAMEHLLTLCRQGDIEELELRHLLSGGQPLHGDTTLEELAPIGYLGRAGFNLSRGEWDLARRELEGIEPIPSDALSLLGRVYLHLEDEELLSGWSDDVSRIESVDSEWCFAKGAILARQGDHLLAVRLLCKAVLLDSTDSDAYLLLSQSLLELDRQNESQEAARRFQWISETKRIGRDMSLTEDRDDAMFVRLITNLDKLQRPWESLHWCGVRLAYAKASNSLSNDELDGLVEQIKQRSTNLRNKEWVEDRKFVLCGIDLDSLQQNDAPKEP; the protein is encoded by the coding sequence GTGCTTGCCTTGCAAGATGAGGCTGCAATTGCGTTGGAAGCTGATGACCATGACAAAGCTTATCGACTTGCTCGCCAAGTCATGCGTCGAGCTCCGGATGATCCGAGATCCATCTTTTTAATGGCTCGTGTCTTAGGCAGACGCCAGCGTTTCCCAGAAGCGATCCAGATGCTTGATAGACTGGCTTTGACCACGCCTGACGCAAGACTTCCTGTTTGGGGGCAGACTGCCCAGTGGATGGTTCAATTTGGAAAGTGGGAAGAAGCAGAGCGGCGTTTCCGCATGCTTTTGAAGAAAGCTCCTGAAGCAACGTTGGTTCATCGCAAGCTGGCTGAATTGCTGATTCGGCAAGGCCGAACTTCGGAAGCGATGGAGCACTTGTTAACACTTTGTCGACAGGGGGACATCGAAGAACTCGAGCTTCGGCACTTGCTTTCCGGTGGGCAACCGTTGCATGGTGATACCACGCTCGAGGAACTCGCTCCAATCGGCTATCTCGGCAGGGCTGGATTCAATCTCAGTCGAGGCGAATGGGACTTGGCGAGAAGAGAGCTCGAAGGAATTGAACCAATTCCTAGCGATGCGTTGTCACTTTTGGGACGTGTCTACCTCCACCTCGAAGACGAAGAACTCCTGAGCGGCTGGAGCGATGACGTCTCACGCATCGAGAGTGTCGATTCCGAATGGTGTTTTGCCAAGGGAGCGATCCTTGCACGTCAGGGAGATCACTTGCTAGCAGTTCGGCTTTTGTGCAAGGCAGTGCTATTGGATTCGACGGATAGCGACGCATACCTTCTGCTCAGTCAGTCTTTGTTGGAGCTGGACAGGCAAAACGAATCGCAAGAAGCCGCAAGGCGGTTCCAGTGGATCTCTGAAACGAAGCGAATTGGTCGTGACATGTCTTTGACCGAAGACCGTGACGACGCGATGTTCGTCAGACTGATCACGAATTTGGACAAGTTGCAACGTCCTTGGGAATCTTTGCATTGGTGCGGCGTGCGTTTGGCTTATGCAAAGGCAAGCAACTCACTCTCGAATGACGAACTCGATGGTTTGGTAGAACAAATCAAGCAACGCAGCACCAATCTCCGCAACAAGGAGTGGGTTGAAGACCGCAAATTTGTGCTTTGTGGGATCGATCTCGATTCTCTCCAGCAGAACGACGCACCGAAAGAACCGTGA